Proteins from a genomic interval of Sugiyamaella lignohabitans strain CBS 10342 chromosome C, complete sequence:
- the IMP4 gene encoding Imp4p (Component of the SSU processome; SSU processome is required for pre-18S rRNA processing; interacts with Mpp10p; member of a superfamily of proteins that contain a sigma(70)-like motif and associate with RNAs; GO_component: GO:0030686 - 90S preribosome [Evidence IDA] [PMID 12150911]; GO_component: GO:0034457 - Mpp10 complex [Evidence IDA] [PMID 17515605]; GO_component: GO:0005730 - nucleolus [Evidence IEA]; GO_component: GO:0005634 - nucleus [Evidence IEA]; GO_component: GO:0030529 - ribonucleoprotein complex [Evidence IEA]; GO_component: GO:0032040 - small-subunit processome [Evidence IDA] [PMID 12068309]; GO_component: GO:0032040 - small-subunit processome [Evidence IDA] [PMID 12242301]; GO_function: GO:0042134 - rRNA primary transcript binding [Evidence IPI] [PMID 11864606]; GO_function: GO:0043047 - single-stranded telomeric DNA binding [Evidence IDA] [PMID 17803460]; GO_function: GO:0030515 - snoRNA binding [Evidence IDA] [PMID 15489263]; GO_process: GO:0006364 - rRNA processing [Evidence IEA]; GO_process: GO:0006364 - rRNA processing [Evidence TAS] [PMID 10690410]; GO_process: GO:0042254 - ribosome biogenesis [Evidence IEA]): MIRRQARERREYLYRKSVQLQEATLAQKRQKLRAALASGKSLPKEVADDDQLQKDFRFDESLNEEIDDEYSALSGIQDPKVIVTTSRDPSTRLSQFAKEVKLLFPTGIRLNRGGTILPSLVSACQSSGSTDLILLHEHRGVPTALTVSHFPHGPTASFSLHNVVLRHDILNSGNQSEAYPHIIFENFTSPLGKRVVQVLKHLFPPGVKKDSSRVITFANNGDYISVRQHVYVRTRESVELAEVGPRFEMKLYELRLGTVDNKDADVEWRHRGFIRTANKKDYL, encoded by the exons ATG ATTCGCAGGCAGGCtagagaaagaagagagtaCCTTTACAGGAAGTCGGTACAACTACAAGAAGCAACATTAGCACAAAAGAGACAAAAGTTAAGAGCAGCATTAGCATCTGGTAAAAGTCTACCTAAAGAagttgctgatgatgatcaACTACAAAAAGATTTCCGATTCGACGAGTCATTAAATGAAGAAATCGATGACGAATATTCAGCATTAAGTGGAATTCAAGATCCCAAAGTTATAGTCACAACCAGTCGAGATCCCAGTACAAGACTTAGTCAGTTTGCGAAAGAAGTCAAGCTGCTGTTTCCAACTGGTATCAGATTAAACCGTGGTGGTACTATTCTGCCATCATTGGTATCAGCATGTCAAAGCTCTGGATCCACCGACCTGATTTTACTGCATGAACACCGTGGTGTCCCCACAGCACTGACCGTTTCCCATTTCCCACACGGACCCACAGCCTCATTTTCACTTCATAATGTTGTTCTTCGTCACGACATTCTAAATTCGGGCAACCAATCTGAAGCTTATCCACACATCATCTTCGAGAATTTCACATCGCCTCTCGGAAAACGAGTAGTGCAAGTCCTAAAACACCTGTTCCCTCCCGGAGTCAAGAAAGACAGCTCACGAGTCATCACATTTGCCAACAACGGCGACTACATCAGCGTGCGTCAACACGTCTATGTTCGCACCCGAGAGTCTGTTGAGCTCGCAGAAGTCGGTCCTCGATTCGAGATGAAACTCTACGAACTCCGTCTTGGCACCGTCGACAACAAAGACGCCGATGTCGAATGGAGACACAGAGGTTTCATCCGCACGGCCAACAAGAAGGATTATTTGTAA
- the NAM7 gene encoding ATP-dependent RNA helicase NAM7 (ATP-dependent RNA helicase of the SFI superfamily; involved in nonsense mediated mRNA decay; required for efficient translation termination at nonsense codons and targeting of NMD substrates to P-bodies; binds to the small ribosomal subunit via an interaction with Rps26; forms cytoplasmic foci upon DNA replication stress; GO_component: GO:0005737 - cytoplasm [Evidence IEA,IEA,IEA]; GO_component: GO:0005737 - cytoplasm [Evidence IDA] [PMID 11914276]; GO_component: GO:0005737 - cytoplasm [Evidence IDA] [PMID 22842922]; GO_component: GO:0005739 - mitochondrion [Evidence IDA] [PMID 14763985]; GO_component: GO:0005634 - nucleus [Evidence IEA,IEA]; GO_component: GO:0005844 - polysome [Evidence TAS] [PMID 10098411]; GO_function: GO:0005524 - ATP binding [Evidence IEA,IEA]; GO_function: GO:0004004 - ATP-dependent RNA helicase activity [Evidence TAS] [PMID 10322435]; GO_function: GO:0003677 - DNA binding [Evidence IEA]; GO_function: GO:0008186 - RNA-dependent ATPase activity [Evidence TAS] [PMID 10322435]; GO_function: GO:0004386 - helicase activity [Evidence IEA,IEA]; GO_function: GO:0016787 - hydrolase activity [Evidence IEA]; GO_function: GO:0003729 - mRNA binding [Evidence IDA] [PMID 23222640]; GO_function: GO:0046872 - metal ion binding [Evidence IEA]; GO_function: GO:0003676 - nucleic acid binding [Evidence TAS] [PMID 10098411]; GO_function: GO:0017111 - nucleoside-triphosphatase activity [Evidence IEA]; GO_function: GO:0000166 - nucleotide binding [Evidence IEA,IEA]; GO_function: GO:0043024 - ribosomal small subunit binding [Evidence IDA] [PMID 23801788]; GO_function: GO:0008270 - zinc ion binding [Evidence IEA]; GO_process: GO:0006310 - DNA recombination [Evidence IMP] [PMID 23390378]; GO_process: GO:0030466 - chromatin silencing at silent mating-type cassette [Evidence IGI] [PMID 16157874]; GO_process: GO:0008298 - intracellular mRNA localization [Evidence IMP] [PMID 16777600]; GO_process: GO:0000956 - nuclear-transcribed mRNA catabolic process [Evidence IMP] [PMID 16285926]; GO_process: GO:0070478 - nuclear-transcribed mRNA catabolic process, 3'-5' exonucleolytic nonsense-mediated decay [Evidence IGI] [PMID 12769863]; GO_process: GO:0070478 - nuclear-transcribed mRNA catabolic process, 3'-5' exonucleolytic nonsense-mediated decay [Evidence IGI,IMP] [PMID 12881429]; GO_process: GO:0000184 - nuclear-transcribed mRNA catabolic process, nonsense-mediated decay [Evidence IEA,IEA]; GO_process: GO:0000184 - nuclear-transcribed mRNA catabolic process, nonsense-mediated decay [Evidence TAS] [PMID 10098411]; GO_process: GO:0016567 - protein ubiquitination [Evidence IDA,IMP,IPI] [PMID 18676617]; GO_process: GO:0006449 - regulation of translational termination [Evidence TAS] [PMID 10098411]; GO_process: GO:0006452 - translational frameshifting [Evidence IMP] [PMID 15388879]) → MDSFSHLGNQFEVDSDVQSITSDVLYQGRSSGIRGANGARRRRDSDDDGESTTLGTDLGDDNDTLSLISGRGGDGINHLGAIGEGSNGHGYGANGNHFHDINGPAAGAYAAATTSNFLDSESVFEDEIEFDESTLPEHACSSRHKIVALHPESELGDTTLECYNCGSKNVFLLGFISAKSETVVVILCRHPCASGGGSGGGAGGVNWDTAEWQPLIEERSLLSWLVTVPSEKEQLKARHISPNEILKLEELWRVNVNAKLSDSSKFDEEEIEIAPVALRYDDAYEYQRCFSPLVKVEAEYDKRLVESQTQTDVTVSWDLGLSKRHLVSFVLNKLDLSDIKISLGDEIRVKYEGGKAWESNGYVVKIPDGVSDEVTVELRSSHVPPPTEYTTDYSVEFVWSNTTYYRTQQALTRFATEETSVSGYIYHKLLGHDIESLQLHVNVPRVLSAPGIAELNASQQNAVKSVLQMPLSLIQGPPGTGKTVVSTTIVYHLVKITKEPVLACAPSNVVVDQLAERLEKTGLNVVRMTARTREHLSSNVDHLTLHNKVAQDKKNTELLKLMELKNELGELNVADEKKYTKLMKAAERRIIENADVICCTCSGAGDARLKSKRFRTALIDESTQATEPECLIPIVHGCKQLVLVGDHQQLGPVVTNRRVAKAGLSKSLFERLIVLGHKPIRLTVQYRMHPSLSLFPSNMFYEGSLQNGVTTEERVRPQDDFPWPVAETPMMFWCNLGQEEISSSGLSYLNRSEAASCEKLISRFFKAGVSPSQIGVITPYEGQRTYLKQYMVSAGEMNQQLYREVEIESVDAFQGREKDYIILTCVRSNDHQGIGFLSDPRRLNVAITRAKYGLVLLGNPRVLSKNSLWSHLLNHFRQRGCLVEGTLNNLQKSMIPLSKPRMPYRARRNIEAEFGNRGMPSLDPYRNFSAPFGASTDDASSIISAPSAIESISGPIGSNLPMIFSQGYEVQNEWPGREPGGEPSLDLQNRALGNSMSERVAQLFENPEDGDDHDSLDDDLRSVSTAFTNSVGLY, encoded by the exons ATGGATTCGTTTTCACATCTGGGAAACCAGTTTGAAGTCGACTCCGATGTGCAATCAATTACCTCTGATGTGCTATACCAAGGACGTAGCAGTGGTATCAGGGGTGCTAATGGGGCACGTAGACGACGAGACTCGGACGACGATGGCGAATCCACGACCCTTGGAACCGATTTGGGAGATGATAACGATACATTGTCGCTAATTAGTGGACGAGGAGGTGATGGAATCAACCACCTGGGTGCTATTGGCGAAGGATCAAACGGCCATGGATACGGTGCCAATGGTAACCATTTCCATGATATCAATGGcccagcagcaggtgcttatgctgctgccacaaCAAGCAATTTCCTCGATAGCGAGAGTGTTTTCGAAGACGAGATCGAGTTTGATGAGAGCACGCTCCCAGAACACGCTTGCTC ATCGAGACACAAGATTGTTGCTCTGCACCCGGAAAGCGAGCTCGGAGACACGACTTTGGAGTGCTACAACTGTGGAAGTAAGAATGTGTTTTTATTGGGATTTATCAGTGCTAAAAGTGAGACTGTGGTGGTGATTCTGTGTAGACACCCGTGTGCTTCTGGCGGAGGAAGCGGTGGTGGAGCCGGAGGTGTCAACTGGGACACTGCGGAATGGCAGCCTCTTATTGAAGAGAGAAGTTTGCTTTCGTGGCTTGTGACAGTTCCTTCTGAAAAGGAGCAGCTCAAGGCCAGACATATTTCACCTAATGAGATATTGAAATTAGAGGAGTTATGGAGGGTTAATGTTAATGCCAAGCTCTCAGATAGTTCTAaatttgatgaagaagagattgaaatcGCTCCAGTAGCTCTTCGTTATGACGATGCTTATGAATATCAAAGATGTTTTAGTCCACTTGTTAAAGTTGAGGCTGAATATGATAAAAGGCTTGTTGAATCGCAGACTCAAACTGATGTCACGGTTAGTTGGGATCTTGGTTTGAGTAAGAGACATTTGGTTTCATTCGTACTCAACAAGCTGGATCTGTCTGATATCAAGATTTCTCTTGGAGATGAAATCAGAGTTAAATATGAAGGTGGCAAGGCTTGGGAATCAAATGGTTACGTTGTTAAGATTCCTGATGGAGTGTCTGATGAGGTTACGGTTGAGCTCAGGTCTAGTCATGTGCCTCCTCCCACTGAGTATACCACCGACTACTCAGTTGAGTTTGTCTGGTCCAACACTACGTACTACCGTACTCAACAGGCGTTGACACGATTTGCTACCGAAGAAACTTCAGTCAGTGGTTATATCTACCATAAGCTTTTGGGCCATGATATTGAGTCTTTGCAGTTGCATGTTAATGTTCCCAGAGTATTATCTGCTCCAGGTATTGCTGAATTGAATGCCTCTCAGCAGAACGCTGTCAAGTCAGTGCTGCAGATGCCTTTATCGCTGATTCAAGGTCctcctggtactggtaaaaCTGTCGTGTCTACTACTATTGTGTATCACTTGGTTAAAATCACCAAAGAACCTGTCTTGGCATGTGCTCCTTCGAACGTTGTAGTTGATCAACTTGCTGAGAGATTGGAGAAAACTGGGTTGAATGTGGTTCGTATGACTGCTCGTACCAGAGAACATCTTAGCAGTAACGTGGACCATTTGACGCTTCATAACAAGGTGGCTCAAGATAAGAAAAACACCGAActtttgaagctgatgGAGCTCAAGAACGAATTAGGCGAACTCAATGTTGCAGATGAGAAGAAGTATACCAAATTGATGAAGGCTGCTGAGAGACGGATTATTGAAAATGCCGATGTCATTTGCTGTACATGTTCCGGAGCTGGAGACGCCAGACTGAAGAGCAAAAGATTCCGCACTGCTCTTATTGACGAAAGTACTCAAGCCACCGAGCCGGAGTGTTTAATTCCTATTGTACACGGATGTAAAcagcttgttcttgttggtGATCACCAGCAACTGGGTCCCGTGGTAACCAACAGAAGAGTAGCCAAGGCCGGACTGTCTAAGTCGCTTTTTGAGAGGCTGATTGTGCTTGGTCATAAACCCATTCGACTTACTGTTCAATATCGTATGCACCCAAGTCTCAGTTTATTCCCTAGTAACATGTTTTACGAGGGAAGTTTGCAGAACGGTGTGACTACTGAGGAAAGAGTTCGTCCCCAAGATGATTTCCCCTGGCCTGTTGCTGAGACTCCTATGATGTTCTGGTGTAACTTGGGTCAGGAAGAGATTTCCTCATCGGGTCTCAGTTACTTGAATAGATCTGAAGCGGCCAGCTGTGAAAAGTTGATTAGTCGTTTCTTCAAGGCTGGAGTCAGTCCTTCGCAGATTGGTGTTATTACTCCATACGAAGGACAGCGTACTTATCTCAAGCAATACATGGTTTCAGCAGGAGAAATGAATCAACAGCTGTACCGAGAAGTTGAAATTGAGTCTGTGGACGCTTTCCAGGGTCGTGAAAAGGATTATATTATTCTCACTTGTGTTCGTTCCAATGACCATCAAGGTATTGGTTTCTTAAGTGACCCCCGTCGTCTTAACGTTGCTATCACAAGAGCCAAGTATGGTCTTGTTCTATTGGGTAACCCTCGAGTTTTATCGAAGAACTCGCTGTGGTCTCACTTGTTAAACCACTTCCGCCAACGAGGCTGTCTTGTCGAGGGTACTTTGAACAATCTCCAAAAGAGTATGATTCCTCTTTCCAAGCCCAGAATGCCTTATCGTGCCAGAAGGAACATTGAGGCCGAATTCGGAAACCGCGGCATGCCTTCTCTTGACCCCTACAGAAACTTCTCTGCACCATTTGGTGCTTCTACAGATGACGCTTCTAGTATCATTTCTGCTCCATCTGCTATTGAAAGTATCTCTGGTCCAATTGGCAGCAACTTACCAATGATATTCTCACAGGGTTATGAGGTTCAAAATGAATGGCCTGGTCGTGAACCGGGCGGGGAACCTTCGTTGGACCTTCAAAACAGAGCTCTTGGCAACAGTATGAGCGAGCGAGTGGCTCAACTCTTTGAAAATCCCGAGGATGGCGATGACCATGACTCGCTGGATGACGATCTTCGCAGCGTCAGCACTGCTTTCACAAATAGTGTCGGTCTGTACTAG
- a CDS encoding S-antigen, putative codes for MAEAEADEAMGEIVEDITEGGTEELAEETANATVEEAAEEETEVATEEASEEVPEETEEAIDEDATEEEAEEAAEDTSEEAPGETDDGAAEDAVEDTDEEETDEAAEDTAEDTVEEANDEATDDAAEGATEDATDEATEDAVEEATGNATEEADSVEEGAEGAPEEPADKTTEDTAEEAAEEAAEEAIEETAEEAAEESTEEATEEATEDTSEDTAEEAAEDAKEEEAEDTEEVADEATEDTADEAAEDTAEDSTEEATEDTAEEAVEEASEEAAEEAAEEAAEEAAEEAAEEAAEEAAEEAADETDDEAIEDTAEASTEEAAEEATDVTAEEAAEEAAEETAEEAADDSTEEAAEEATEDTSEAAEEAAEEAAEDAADETDDEAIEDTAEASAEEAAEEATDDTAEEAAEETAEEAAEEATEDTSEEAAEDTAEEAADDATEEAADEATEETADEATEATSEEAAEEAAEEAAEEAAEEAADEAIEDTAEDSTEEAAEEATEDTAEEVAEDSTEEADDEATDDTTREEADEATEDIAEEAAEDAAENAAEDSTEEAADEVTEDTSEDTAEDSTEEASEDTSEEAVEDATEEANEEATEDTSEDTVEEAAEDATEEEAEDTTEEASDEIYEEAAEEPTDEVAADEATEDTVEEALELHVSPLTTVLHSTEGLATVEIMPARIPIVVL; via the exons ATGGCGGAAGCTGAAGCTGACGAGGCAATGGGCGAGATAGTTGAGGATATTACCGAAGGCGGTACAGAAGAGCTAGCCGAAGAGACAGCCAACGCAAcagtggaagaagcagccgaagaagaaactgagGTCGCGACGGAAGAAGCTTCGGAAGAAGTACCtgaagagacagaagaGGCGATCGATGAAGATGCAACTGAAGAggaagctgaagaggctgcCGAAGATACAAGTGAAGAGGCACCTGGGGAGACTGATGatggagctgctgaagacgCAGTGGAGGATacagacgaagaagaaacagacgAGGCGGCTGAAGACACAGCTGAAGAtacagttgaagaagcaaatGATGAGGCGACTGATGATGCAGCTGAAGGAGCAACTGAGGATGCAACGGACGAGGCGACTGAGGAcgcagttgaagaagcaactgGGAATGCAACGGAAGAAGCA GActcagttgaagaaggagCCGAGGGCGCCCCGGAAGAACCAGCCGACAAGACGACTGAGGAcacagctgaagaagcagctgaggaagcagctgaagaagcgaTTGAGGAAACAGCTgaggaagcagctgaggaatcaacagaagaagcaactgaAGAGGCGACTGAAGATACATCTGAGGACACagccgaagaagcagctgaagatgcaaaggaagaagaggcgGAGGATACGGAGGAAGTAGCTGACGAGGCGACTGAGGACacagctgatgaagcagctgaggaCACAGCAGAGGAttcaacagaagaagcgacTGAGGAcacagctgaagaagcagtagaGGAAGCATcagaggaagcagcagaggaagcagcagaggaagcagcagaggaagcagcagaggaagcagcagaggaagcagcagaggaagcagctgaagaggcagctgatgaaACAGATGATGAGGCGATTGAGGACACAGCAGAGGCttcaacagaagaagcagctgaagaggcgACTGACGTcacagctgaagaagcagcagaggaagcagcagaggaaacagcagaggaagcagctgatgattcaacagaagaagcagctgaagaggcgACCGAGGACACAtctgaagcagcagaggaagcagcagaggaagcagctgaagatgcaGCTGATGAAACAGATGATGAGGCGATTGAGGATACAGCAGAGGcttcagcagaagaagcagctgaagaggcgACTGACGAcacagctgaagaagcagctgaggaaacagcagaggaagcagctgaagaggcgACCGAGGACAcatctgaagaagcagcagaggacacagcagaggaagcagctgatgatgcaacagaagaagcagctgacgaagcgACTGAGGAAACAGCTGACGAAGCGACTGAGGCCAcatctgaagaagcagctgaagaagcagctgaagaagcagctgaagaagcagctgaggaagcagctgatgagGCGATTGAGGATACAGCAGAGGAttcaacagaagaagcggctGAAGAGGCGACTGAGGACacagctgaagaagtagCTGAGGATTCAACGGAAGAAGCTGATGACGAGGCGACTGATGATACAACgagagaagaagctgacGAGGCAACTGAGGACAtagctgaagaagcagctgaggaCGCAGCTGAGAACGCAGCTGAGGATTCAacggaagaagcagccgACGAGGTGACTGAGGACACATCTGAGGACACAGCCGAAGATTCAACGGAAGAAGCCAGTGAGGACAcatctgaagaagcagtagaGGATGCAACGGAAGAAGCAAATGAAGAGGCGACTGAAGACACATCTGAGGACACagtcgaagaagcagctgaagatgcaacggaagaagaagctgaggATACAACGGAAGAAGCATCTGACGAAATatatgaagaagcagctgaagaacCAACTGATGAGGtagctgctgatgaagcaaCTGAGGACACAGTTGAGGAAGCACTTGAGCTACATGTCAGTCCACTGACAACGGTGTTACATTCCACGGAAGGACTTGCAACAGTCGAGATCATGCCTGCAAGAATACCTATCGTCGTATTGTAA